A region from the Peromyscus leucopus breed LL Stock chromosome 9, UCI_PerLeu_2.1, whole genome shotgun sequence genome encodes:
- the Cln5 gene encoding ceroid-lipofuscinosis neuronal protein 5, which produces MARAGRRGAGWCWALALLGLAAALGASPTSGRLWPVPYKRFSFRPKPDPYCQAKYTFCPTGSPIPVMKDNDIIEVLRLQAPVWEFKYGDLLGHFKIMHDAIGFRNTLTGKNYTIEWYELFQLGNCTFPHLRPEMDAPFWCNQGAACFFEGIDDQHWKENGTLAVVATMSGNTFNKMAEWVKQDNETGIYYETWTVQASPGKGVETWFESYDCSKFVLRTYEKLAEFGAEFKKIETNYTRVFLYSGEPTYLGNETSIFGPKGNKTLASVIKKFYDPFKPRLSTKEFLWSLLKVFDSVIMHREFYLFYNFEYWFLPMKFPFVKITYEEIPLPTRRTPPDS; this is translated from the exons ATGGCGCGCGCAGGGCGACGCGGAGCGGGCTGGTGCTGGGCGCTGGCGCTGCTCGGGCTGGCGGCGGCTCTGGGCGCGTCCCCGACGTCAGGGCGCCTCTGGCCGGTGCCCTACAA ACGCTTCTCTTTCCGTCCGAAGCCAGATCCCTACTGTCAAGCTAAGTATACCTTCTGTCCTACTGGATCACCCATCCCAGTTATGAAGGACAATGACATCATCGAAGTCTTAAGACTACAAGCCCCTGTTTGGGAATTTAAATATGGAGACCTCCTGGGACACTTT AAAATTATGCATGATGCCATCGGCTTCAGGAACACGCTGACAGGCAAGAACTACACAATAGAATGGTATGAGCTTTTTCAGCTTGGCAACTGTACCTTTCCTCACCTCCGACCCGAAATGGATGCTCCGTTCTGGTGTAACCAAGGAGCGGCCTGCTTTTTTGAAGGAATTGATGATCAACACTGGAAGGAAAATGGGACATTAGCTGTAGTCGCGACCATGTCTG GAAACACATTTAACAAAATGGCAGAGTGGGTGAAGCAGGACAATGAAACAGGGATTTATTATGAGACATGGACGGTCCAGGCCAGCCCAGGAAAAGGGGTGGAGACGTGGTTTGAATCCTACGACTGTTCGAAATTTGTGTTAAGGACATATGAGAAATTGGCTGAATTTGGAGCAGAATTCAAGAAGATAGAAACAAACTATACAAGAGTATTTCTTTACAGTGGAGAACCTACTTACTTGGGAAATGAAACATCTATTTTTGGGCCAAAAGGAAACAAGACTCTCGCTTCAGTCATAAAAAAGTTTTATGACCCCTTCAAACCACGTTTGTCAACCAAAGAATTTCTGTGGAGTCTCTTGAAAGTTTTTGATTCAGTGATTATGCACAGAGAGTTCTACCTGTTTTATAACTTTGAATATTGGTTCCTACCTATGAAATTCCCCTTTGTCAAAATAACATACGAGGAAATCCCTTTGCCTACCAGACGTACACCCCCTGACTCGTGA